The following nucleotide sequence is from Scyliorhinus torazame isolate Kashiwa2021f chromosome 4, sScyTor2.1, whole genome shotgun sequence.
GCTCAAATTGTTCAAGGATAATGCAAGCTGCTCCGGCAGGCCAGGTTACAAAGCACAGTGAAGAGGACAGCGTGAAAGAGTTCACATTCAACTTCCAAAAGTGCTGCACCCAGCACGTAGCAAGAGGGAAGCTGGATGATAATTTATATTCTGTTCTGATGTCTTCTGAGGCATTCAAGGAAGAGCAAGGGAAAAATGAGGGGAAGATTTTCGATTTCATTGGGAAAAAAGAAGTTGAAGGTTCTGTTAATCTCGGAATGCCATGCAAATATCTTCCTGATAACGCGCATTTTGAAGTGATATTCTCTCGAGAAAACAATGAGTTGTACTATCGAGCTGACAGTTCATCAAGCACAAAGTGTGTTACATTCTATATCAGGAGCACTGGAAAATCAGCTGGCAACTATGGCACAGCACCGAAACCTATCATCAGGAGCGAGTCTCTGAGAAGAAGTGGACATGATCTGTGTGTTTACGCCTTTGCAGGCGAGACCATCCGGGAGGCTGTGTGTAAGGATGGGAGGTTCCTGCCTAAACTTGAGAAGCTTCAATGGAACCTGATGGAAGGGCAGAAATCTTGGCAGTCCACCCACACCGTGAATAAGCTCTACAATAAACACTTTGAACTTAAACTGAGCAGCAAAATATTCAAAGCAGGAAATAAGGCAGACAATACCAGTCCCAAGGAGAAACAGGCAGAGGAAAATGTGCCAGGAGAAGGGAACGATCTGCTCCGTGAGCTGGTCGAGCAGGTTGACCAAAGTTTGGGAAAACGTAAAGGCACGAAGAAAGGCATTGGAAAGAATTGGGACCTGCTCAAGGTAGAGTTTGGGAAGGTCACAAGTGATGGAGTTCTCATTACAGTCCATGAGATGCTGGTGCGattgagtggggcagttggattcatCAAATGGGATAACAACGGGATTAAAGGGGCTGCCTCTTGCTTCCACCTCGGTGGCGGCCGCATTCTGACATGTTATCACGTCGTGAAGATGATCGTTGGAGATGGGGCGCCTGAGAATGAGTGGGAGGCCATAATAGCGAAATCTACTCAGGTGACCTTCACCTACAAAGAGGACAATCCTACTGGTGGCTGGTATGAAGTTAAGCCATGGTTCAAAGTGTACAGCTCAGATCTTGACTATGCAGTGCTGAGACTAAGAGATGATCAGAGATCACAACTTCCACCAGCTGTGTCACCCACTGTAAACCCCCCACCCAGTAATGGAGTGGTCTACATTATAGGTCACCCTGATGGAGCTCGCAAATCCACCGACACTTGCATTGTCATCTCTCATGGTCAGAGAAACGTTGGATACTATGTGCAGGTTTTCACTAAGTACTCTTTCCAGGAAATCAAAAGTCCTGACAGGATTACCTACAACACCTGTTTCTTCCATGGTGCCTCTGGTTCTCCAGTGTTCGATTCCATTGGCCAACTTGTGGGAATGCACGCTGGAGGATATATGTATAAAATCGGCTCGAAGATGAACAGTGTGATTGAATTTGGTCTGGCCATTGCATCCATTGCAGCCCACATGGACAAACATCATCGAGAATTTGACAGGTCATTTTTCTTCACGAGTCAGAAGGAAACCCAGGACAAGCAGAACGTCCCAGCCAACGACCAGCAGGGGGTTCCAATGGATACTGAGTAAATGAATGCAACCAAACGAACTTAAAAATGGCAGTTTTTGAATTCCTACCCTTGTTACAGTGGTGCCTCCTTTGCCTCCATACTCAATTATTCCAAGGTTACCCTAGTTGGTCACCCTTACCTGCGTCTCTCTGTAAACTCATACAAAATATTCTAGTTTGTATGCTGACTTACACCAAATCCCACTCATTATTACCCCTTGGGCTCACTGACCTACTCCTGGTGCCGTAGCGATTCAGTTAAAAAACTCTTATCTGTGATTGTAAACCTTTCGATAGCCACCTCCAACCCgggatttttacatttctcgaattctggcctcttgcacggcTCCTGATTTCCGTCACTCCGCCACTCGAGGGCTTGCTTCCAGGTGCCCAGATTTTAAGTTCTGCAATTTCTTCCCGGCTCCTTTCTGTTTCTCGACATATTTCATTACTCCTTTAAGATATTGCTTGGCCACATAGAATCATAATGGCTCaacggtaggccattcagcccatcgaatcacagtcgctgtctgtgcggagtctgcacgccc
It contains:
- the LOC140410139 gene encoding serine protease FAM111A-like, whose translation is MPFKQRRNSRTPLKPLGKESMDRYMKKVDSENISPTPALGKKPRTERREPLSVRIGSNCSRIMQAAPAGQVTKHSEEDSVKEFTFNFQKCCTQHVARGKLDDNLYSVLMSSEAFKEEQGKNEGKIFDFIGKKEVEGSVNLGMPCKYLPDNAHFEVIFSRENNELYYRADSSSSTKCVTFYIRSTGKSAGNYGTAPKPIIRSESLRRSGHDLCVYAFAGETIREAVCKDGRFLPKLEKLQWNLMEGQKSWQSTHTVNKLYNKHFELKLSSKIFKAGNKADNTSPKEKQAEENVPGEGNDLLRELVEQVDQSLGKRKGTKKGIGKNWDLLKVEFGKVTSDGVLITVHEMLVRLSGAVGFIKWDNNGIKGAASCFHLGGGRILTCYHVVKMIVGDGAPENEWEAIIAKSTQVTFTYKEDNPTGGWYEVKPWFKVYSSDLDYAVLRLRDDQRSQLPPAVSPTVNPPPSNGVVYIIGHPDGARKSTDTCIVISHGQRNVGYYVQVFTKYSFQEIKSPDRITYNTCFFHGASGSPVFDSIGQLVGMHAGGYMYKIGSKMNSVIEFGLAIASIAAHMDKHHREFDRSFFFTSQKETQDKQNVPANDQQGVPMDTE